The following are encoded together in the Takifugu flavidus isolate HTHZ2018 chromosome 22, ASM371156v2, whole genome shotgun sequence genome:
- the LOC130519023 gene encoding ADP-ribosylation factor GTPase-activating protein 3-like isoform X2, which yields MSEPSKQDIAAIFKRLRSIPTNKICFDCSVKNPSWASITYGVFLCIDCSGTHRSLGVHLSFIRSTELDFNWSWFQLRCMQVGGNTNAIAFFSQHGCTTNAANAKYNSRAAQLYREKIKTLATQATRRHGTDLWLDSQGPLSPSTPEPKQVDFFSLHSEAEILNVDMSLSAPEKPVAAGSNTDEGPSVDLLSASPKANPELPSLLKKKPATGKKTLAAKKGGLGAQKVSRQNFSELEKKAQAVDKLREAEESAVATRKNDQPEESVAPSLRLAYKDLEQHRKIEEQKLKGLDGKKKEQAERLGMGIGVRSGVSHSVTSDMHIIQQENPYKSKKGRRLAGDDEDDGSVTSRGSFKFEDQTPRHFSSRWEDEGEEKDWNKESLKPDPDFFLTSAITSVNDKPTARRKPEPVTKAGEAQQKFGDMKAISSDMYFGKQDKSEYETRSRLDRLAGSSSISSADLFEDPKKQTAGSSYRLTNMIPSAPDMSQLKLGVRSVAGKLSVMASGVVNTIQDHYNS from the exons ATGTCGGAGCCGAGCAAGCAGGACATTGCGGCCATTTTCAAGCGACTTCGCTCCATCCCAACGAATAAG ATTTGCTTTGACTGCTCAGTGAAAAATCCCAGCTGGGCCAGCATCACATACGGTGTGTTCCTATGTATAGATTGCTCTGGGACACACAGGTCTCTTGGAGTCCATCTGTCCTTTATCAG GTCCACCGAGCTGGATTTCAATTGGTCATGGTTTCAACTTAGGTGCATGCAAGTGGGAGGCAACACCAATGCG ATTGCGTTTTTCAGCCAACACGGGTGCACAACTAACGCTGCCAACGCCAAGTATaacagcagagctgctcagcTGTACAGGGAGAAGATAAAGACGTTAGCCACGCAAGCCACCCGACGCCATGGCACTGAT CTGTGGCTCGACAGTCAAggtcctctttctccttcaaCACCTGAACCCAAGCAGGTGGATTTCTTTAGTCTGCATTCAGAG gctGAAATACTAAATGTGGACATGAGTCTCTCTGCGCCAGAGAAGCCCGTAGCTGCTGGAA GTAACACAGACGAGGGTCCAAGCGTGGACTTGCTGAGCGCTTCTCCCAAAGCAAACCCAG AGCTTCCGTCTCTGCTCAAGAAGAAACCGGCCACTGGCAAGAAAACG TTGGCTGCTAAGAAAGGTGGTCTCGGAGCTCAGAAGGTCAGCAGGCAGAATTTCTCCGAGCTGGAGAAGAAGGCTCAAGCCGTTGACAAGCTCAGGGAGGCGGAGGAATCCGCAGTGGCTACCAGGAAGAATGATCAACCTGAGGAATCTGT CGCTCCGTCCCTGCGTCTCGCCTACAAAGATCTCGAGCAGCACAGAAAAATAgaggagcagaagctgaaggGATTGGATGGGAAGAAAAAAGAGCAGGCTGAGAGACTCGGAATGGGTATAGGCGTCAGAAG CGGCGTGTCTCACTCTGTGACCTCCGACATGCACATCATCCAGCAGGAGAATCCCTACAAGAGCAAAAAAGGAAGACGCTTGGCTGGGGACGACGAAGACGACGGGAGCGTCACCTCTAG GGGCTCGTTTAAGTTTGAGGATCAAACCCCGAGACATTTTTCCTCCCGATGGGAAGACGAAGGCGaggagaaggactggaacaaggAGAGCCTGAAGCCGGATCCCGACTTCTTCTTGACCTCCGCTATCACATCAGTGAACGACAA ACCCACAGCCAGGAGGAAACCAGAACCAGTGACAAAGGCAGGAGAAGCTCAGCAGAAGTTTGGGGACATGAAAGCCATCTCCTCTGACATGTACTttggaaaacaagacaaatctgaG TATGAAACCAGATCAAGACTGGATCGACTGGCTGGTAGCTCTTCTATAAGTTCAGCGGACCTTTTCGAGGATCCAAAGAAACAAACGG CGGGAAGCTCCTACCGGTTGACCAACATGATACCAAGTGCTCCCGACATGTCCCAGCTCAAACTGGGAGTGCGCTCGGTCGCGGGGAAGCTGTCCGTCATGGCCAGCGGCGTAGTCAACACAATTCAG GATCACTACAACTCCTGA
- the ikbip gene encoding inhibitor of nuclear factor kappa-B kinase-interacting protein isoform X1 produces the protein MPTEVKQRKKSQKPTDEVSETSSLNGKNEAQKEKTEAGKNNVHKTSFDLRTFLCLLSLAACGVLSWVVLQQNERFSEIEEKYRFLHGKTSNLFNMEEEVLKVSKKLAVSEDDLQGALSAISLAKRLQQDIATLHQAVMAMQADEDSASRDLQTVNARFLKVTETWQERLAVLTSDLSALKAESREAHAGATEQVNEVERRARSLAEKVEELEDSTKRNARAMERTEEDDTKRVQGQMDWNTKQIQNLEQQIRSLIKQEAELSSELQEHIPRALECENFLPLVEEAVRSILRLGGDLSGAEKRLEEVTLQVFGTEDSMLKALDEILTIRQELDTLQAQNSILKMKNELSVVKEAVRELSMVLKENAVGGQLDRESLEKEEWRAYEEEEEEEWVNDEEDETITQQDDLID, from the exons ATGCCGACAGAGGTGAAGCAAAGGAAAAAGTCACAAAAACCAACTGATGAAGTGTCCGAAACATCGAGCTTAAATGGGAAAAACGAAGCCCAGAAAGAGAAGACGGAAGCTGGAAAAAACAACGTTCATAAAACCTCTTTTGATTTGAGAACTTTTCTATGTTTACTGTCGCTCGCCGCTTGCGGAGTCCTGAGCTG GGTGGTGCTCCAACAAAATGAGCGGTTTTCTGAGATTGAGGAAAAGTACAGGTTCTTGCACGGAAAGACTTCGAATCTGTTCAACATGGAGGAAGAAGTTTTGAAGGTTTCTAAAAAG CTTGCTGTGTCTGAGGATGACCTACAGGGGGCGCTCTCCGCCATCTCCTTGGCAAAAAGACTCCAGCAGGACATCGCCACCCTCCACCAAGCCGTCATGGCGATGCAGGCTGATGAGGATTCCGCTTCCCGTGACCTGCAAACAGTCAACGCACGTTTCTTGAAAGTAACAGAGACGTGGCAGGAGCGCCTGGCCGTCCTCACCTCTGACCTGTCAGCCCTGAAGGCGGAGTCTCGGGAAGCTCACGCTGGAGCGACCGAACAGGTGAACGAGGTTGAGCGGAGGGCCCGGTCACTGGCTGAAAAGGTGGAGGAGCTCGAGGACAGCACCAAGAGGAACGCCAGAGCTATGGAGCGCACAGAGGAGGATGATACCAAGCGTGTGCAGGGTCAGATGGACTGGAACACCAAGCAGattcagaacctggagcagcagatcaGGAGCCTGATCAAACAGGAGGCTGAACTCAGCTCTGAGCTCCAGGAGCATATTCCCAGGGCGCTGGAGTGTGAGAACTTCCTGCcgctggtggaggaggctgtGCGTTCCATCCTGAGGCTGGGAGGAGATCTTAGCGGGGCTGAGAAACGGCTAGAAGAGGTGACGTTGCAGGTGTTCGGGACCGAGGACAGCATGCTAAAGGCACTCGATGAAATCCTCACGATTAGGCAAGAGCTGGACACCCTGCAGGCCCAGAACAGCATCCTGAAGATGAAGAACGAGTTGTCCGTGGTCAAAGAGGCGGTCCGTGAACTCAGCATGGTGCTAAAGGAAAACGCAGTCGGCGGCCAACTGGACAGGGAAAGTCTGGAGAAAGAAGAGTGGAGAGCCTacgaagaagaagaggaggaagagtgggtaaacgatgaagaggatgagACAATAACTCAACAGGACGACCTCATTGACTGA
- the ikbip gene encoding inhibitor of nuclear factor kappa-B kinase-interacting protein isoform X2 yields MPTEVKQRKKSQKPTDEVSETSSLNGKNEAQKEKTEAGKNNVHKTSFDLRTFLCLLSLAACGVLSWVVLQQNERFSEIEEKYRFLHGKTSNLFNMEEEVLKVSKKCDSVQPLLESLGAQRGALRPQLEHFEQDVMRLKEWASGLTDKRDQLQSSLVTLRDAVGQIEERTAAITKDLSNKVASVRTDVRRMDGLRSELDSLLVQVQELQDKANQVERSMVKRIGEVLADSIDRVSNLRAGSERNTQAIEQLRGRVPELAAAHKRISERLMELESGRARVIRTVTFASDLKPKVATIKRDFGAFEPQLTDLVVRIGRLAEDLMKREQEIAELRQTLANLTAVEGDLSFTAKQVDDMSDIGEMRGSG; encoded by the exons ATGCCGACAGAGGTGAAGCAAAGGAAAAAGTCACAAAAACCAACTGATGAAGTGTCCGAAACATCGAGCTTAAATGGGAAAAACGAAGCCCAGAAAGAGAAGACGGAAGCTGGAAAAAACAACGTTCATAAAACCTCTTTTGATTTGAGAACTTTTCTATGTTTACTGTCGCTCGCCGCTTGCGGAGTCCTGAGCTG GGTGGTGCTCCAACAAAATGAGCGGTTTTCTGAGATTGAGGAAAAGTACAGGTTCTTGCACGGAAAGACTTCGAATCTGTTCAACATGGAGGAAGAAGTTTTGAAGGTTTCTAAAAAG TGTGACAGCGTGCAGCCGCTGCTGGAGAGTCTCGGGGCTCAGCGCGGGGCTCTTCGCCCTCAGCTGGAGCATTTTGAGCAGGACGTGATGCGACTAAAAGAGTGGGCTTCTGGGCTAACGGACAAGCGCGACCAGCTCCAGAGCAGCCTGGTGACGCTGAGAGACGCCGTAGGACAGATTGAAGAGCGCACGGCAGCCATCACGAAGGACTTGTCCAATAAG GTGGCGTCAGTGAGGACGGACGTGCGACGGATGGACGGCCTTCGCTCTGAGCTGGACTCCCTGTTGGTTCAGGTGCAGGAGCTTCAGGACAAGGCCAATCAGGTGGAGCGAAGCATGGTGAAGCGAATCGGGGAGGTCCTGGCCGACAGCATCGACCGCGTATCGAACCTCCGCGCCGGGTCCGAACGCAACACTCAAGCCATAGAGCAGCTCCGCGGGCGCGTCCCCGAGCTCGCCGCTGCCCACAAACGGATCTCCGAGCGCTTGATGGAGCTGGAGAGCGGCAGGGCTCGCGTGATTAGGACGGTGACCTTCGCCAGCGACCTCAAGCCAAAGGTCGCCACCATCAAGAGGGACTTCGGGGCGTTTGAGCCTCAGCTAACGGACCTGGTGGTGCGGATAGGGCGGCTGGCAGAGGATCTGATGAAGAGGGAGCAGGAGATCGCCGAGCTGAGGCAGACATTGGCTAACCTCACTGCAGTGGAGGGAGATTTAAGCTTCACGGCCAAACAGGTCGACGACATGTCCGACATCGGAGAGATGCGTGGGTCAGGGTGA
- the LOC130519023 gene encoding ADP-ribosylation factor GTPase-activating protein 3-like isoform X1 yields MSEPSKQDIAAIFKRLRSIPTNKICFDCSVKNPSWASITYGVFLCIDCSGTHRSLGVHLSFIRSTELDFNWSWFQLRCMQVGGNTNAIAFFSQHGCTTNAANAKYNSRAAQLYREKIKTLATQATRRHGTDLWLDSQGPLSPSTPEPKQVDFFSLHSEAEILNVDMSLSAPEKPVAAGSEDEKNGNTDEGPSVDLLSASPKANPELPSLLKKKPATGKKTLAAKKGGLGAQKVSRQNFSELEKKAQAVDKLREAEESAVATRKNDQPEESVAPSLRLAYKDLEQHRKIEEQKLKGLDGKKKEQAERLGMGIGVRSGVSHSVTSDMHIIQQENPYKSKKGRRLAGDDEDDGSVTSRGSFKFEDQTPRHFSSRWEDEGEEKDWNKESLKPDPDFFLTSAITSVNDKPTARRKPEPVTKAGEAQQKFGDMKAISSDMYFGKQDKSEYETRSRLDRLAGSSSISSADLFEDPKKQTAGSSYRLTNMIPSAPDMSQLKLGVRSVAGKLSVMASGVVNTIQDHYNS; encoded by the exons ATGTCGGAGCCGAGCAAGCAGGACATTGCGGCCATTTTCAAGCGACTTCGCTCCATCCCAACGAATAAG ATTTGCTTTGACTGCTCAGTGAAAAATCCCAGCTGGGCCAGCATCACATACGGTGTGTTCCTATGTATAGATTGCTCTGGGACACACAGGTCTCTTGGAGTCCATCTGTCCTTTATCAG GTCCACCGAGCTGGATTTCAATTGGTCATGGTTTCAACTTAGGTGCATGCAAGTGGGAGGCAACACCAATGCG ATTGCGTTTTTCAGCCAACACGGGTGCACAACTAACGCTGCCAACGCCAAGTATaacagcagagctgctcagcTGTACAGGGAGAAGATAAAGACGTTAGCCACGCAAGCCACCCGACGCCATGGCACTGAT CTGTGGCTCGACAGTCAAggtcctctttctccttcaaCACCTGAACCCAAGCAGGTGGATTTCTTTAGTCTGCATTCAGAG gctGAAATACTAAATGTGGACATGAGTCTCTCTGCGCCAGAGAAGCCCGTAGCTGCTGGAAGTGAGGACGAAAAAAATG GTAACACAGACGAGGGTCCAAGCGTGGACTTGCTGAGCGCTTCTCCCAAAGCAAACCCAG AGCTTCCGTCTCTGCTCAAGAAGAAACCGGCCACTGGCAAGAAAACG TTGGCTGCTAAGAAAGGTGGTCTCGGAGCTCAGAAGGTCAGCAGGCAGAATTTCTCCGAGCTGGAGAAGAAGGCTCAAGCCGTTGACAAGCTCAGGGAGGCGGAGGAATCCGCAGTGGCTACCAGGAAGAATGATCAACCTGAGGAATCTGT CGCTCCGTCCCTGCGTCTCGCCTACAAAGATCTCGAGCAGCACAGAAAAATAgaggagcagaagctgaaggGATTGGATGGGAAGAAAAAAGAGCAGGCTGAGAGACTCGGAATGGGTATAGGCGTCAGAAG CGGCGTGTCTCACTCTGTGACCTCCGACATGCACATCATCCAGCAGGAGAATCCCTACAAGAGCAAAAAAGGAAGACGCTTGGCTGGGGACGACGAAGACGACGGGAGCGTCACCTCTAG GGGCTCGTTTAAGTTTGAGGATCAAACCCCGAGACATTTTTCCTCCCGATGGGAAGACGAAGGCGaggagaaggactggaacaaggAGAGCCTGAAGCCGGATCCCGACTTCTTCTTGACCTCCGCTATCACATCAGTGAACGACAA ACCCACAGCCAGGAGGAAACCAGAACCAGTGACAAAGGCAGGAGAAGCTCAGCAGAAGTTTGGGGACATGAAAGCCATCTCCTCTGACATGTACTttggaaaacaagacaaatctgaG TATGAAACCAGATCAAGACTGGATCGACTGGCTGGTAGCTCTTCTATAAGTTCAGCGGACCTTTTCGAGGATCCAAAGAAACAAACGG CGGGAAGCTCCTACCGGTTGACCAACATGATACCAAGTGCTCCCGACATGTCCCAGCTCAAACTGGGAGTGCGCTCGGTCGCGGGGAAGCTGTCCGTCATGGCCAGCGGCGTAGTCAACACAATTCAG GATCACTACAACTCCTGA